One window from the genome of Malus domestica chromosome 01, GDT2T_hap1 encodes:
- the LOC103417627 gene encoding transcription factor CPC-like codes for MDRRRRKQAKTSTSRSEEVSSIEWEFINMTEQEEDLICRMYKLVGDRWALIAGRIPGRKAEEIERFWLMRHGEVFASRRRTELTTTNNRYNS; via the exons aTGGACAGACGCCGCAGAAAACAAGCCAAGACTAGCACTTCTCGCTCTGAAG AGGTGAGCAGCATTGAGTGGGAGTTCATAAACATGACTGAACAAGAAGAAGATCTCATTTGCAGAATGTATAAGCTCGTCGGAGACAG GTGGGCTCTTATAGCTGGGAGGATTCCAGGTCGGAAAGCAGAAGAAATAGAGAGGTTCTGGTTAATGAGACATGGAGAAGTATTTGCGAGTAGAAGAAGAACGGAGCTTACGACGACCAATAACCGATACAATTCCTGA